The Toxorhynchites rutilus septentrionalis strain SRP chromosome 3, ASM2978413v1, whole genome shotgun sequence genome includes a region encoding these proteins:
- the LOC129773441 gene encoding uncharacterized protein LOC129773441 produces the protein MKQILATYRRLDKESSPMSLQRSLLCLATKGQADLRIHDLRQNRVIILPLGPARISHSYLRIVHPIELDPIEEVVNDLFTKVQVIVTQDQILSPMLEAKIEKLMLTFKKLSPMNNRTKRWDSLGRAWKYISERPDADDVRAGLTINSTINNIVKEENKQIKINTGIDSKIRNITRAINVLISNHENLTSKINKGFNSVNLLFNIDELTQQIETIEEAITLARFNIPSSRLISLTELTVARNVLRNQGIDVTMAEQVLEIAKSYVFTIENSIEYTLRIPMLVNEIYSLYQVESVISNGARIHLQYNCYLNGTTPYSSKTMCDRKMEHFICYSSQLEPPTKCVEKLMSGSSAQCSMEKV, from the exons ATGAAGCAAATTTTGGCCACGTATCGACGATTAGACAAAGAATCCAGTCCGATGAGTTTGCAGCGATCTTT ATTGTGCCTCGCGACGAAGGGGCAAGCAGACTTACGAATACATGATTTGAGACAAAATCGTGTAATAATTCTTCCATTAGGACCAGCAAGGATTAGTCACAGTTATTTGAGGATTGTCCATCCCATTGAGTTAGACCCCATCGAAGAAGTTGTAAATGACCTTTTCACAAAAGTTCAAGTAATTGTAACGCAAGATCAAATATTAAGTCCCATGTTAGAAGCAAAAATAGAGAAACTCATGTTAACGTTCAAAAAGCTTAGTCCAATGAACAATAGAACAAAACGATGGGATAGTTTAGGTAGGGCCTGGAAATACATTTCTGAGAGGCCTGACGCTGACGATGTAAGAGCAGGCTT AACAATCAATTCGACAATCAACAATATtgtcaaagaagaaaataagcaaatcaaaataaatacaGGAATAGATTCTAAAATTAGGAATATAACTAGAGCAATTAACGTTCTGATATCCAATCACGAGAACCTGACATCGAAGATCAACAAAGGATTCAATTCAGTAAACTTGCTATTCAACATAGACGAGCTAACGCAGCAAATCGAAACCATCGAGGAAGCAATAACTTTGGCCCGCTTCAACATTCCTAGCAGTCGTTTAATCAGCCTTACCGAACTAACCGTTGCACGAAATGTCCTAAGAAATCAAGGAATCGACGTGACTATGGCAGAGCAAGTATTAGAAATCGCAAAATCGTATGTCTTTACCATTGAAAACTCGATTGAATACACTCTGAGGATCCCAATGCTAGTGAACGAAATCTATAGCCTTTATCAAgtcgaatcagtcatttcaaaCGGAGCTAGGATTCACCTTCAATACAACTGTTATTTGAACGGAACAACCCCATACTCTTCGAAAACGATGTGTGACCGGAAAATGGAGCATTTCATATGCTACTCCTCGCAATTAGAACCCCCAACCAAATGTGTAGAAAAGCTGATGAGTGGTTCTTCGGCACAGTGTTCTATGGAGAAAgtctaa